The Streptomyces nitrosporeus genome includes a window with the following:
- a CDS encoding ROK family protein: MVYGSLDIGGTKIAGALVDEEGGLLARVQRATPARGSAYELMAAVTGILDELAVHSAWSGLSCLGIASAGPVDTAAGTVSPVNIPGWRGFPLVERVRAHPGVPLGVRPVLVGDAVAMTAAEHWLGAARGRDNALCMVVSTGVGGGLVLDGRVHAGRTGNAGHIGHISVDLHGERCVCGAPGCVETMASGTAIAAHARELGWTAPAGTAPDAAAVAAAARTGDARALASFDRAARALAAGIAATAALVELETVVIGGGVAQAGDVLFAPLRRHLADYAVLGFTRDLPVVPAGLALDAGLIGAAAVASAAPGRDTAPVVTAPAVC, from the coding sequence ATGGTGTACGGATCACTCGACATCGGCGGCACCAAGATCGCAGGTGCGCTCGTCGACGAGGAGGGCGGGCTCCTCGCGAGGGTTCAGCGCGCCACGCCCGCCCGCGGGTCCGCGTACGAACTGATGGCGGCCGTCACCGGGATCCTGGACGAACTGGCCGTTCACTCCGCCTGGAGCGGGCTGTCCTGCCTCGGTATCGCCAGCGCCGGCCCGGTCGACACGGCCGCGGGCACGGTCAGCCCGGTCAACATCCCCGGCTGGCGCGGCTTTCCGCTCGTCGAGCGGGTGCGCGCCCACCCGGGGGTGCCCCTCGGGGTGCGGCCCGTGCTGGTCGGTGACGCCGTCGCCATGACCGCCGCGGAGCACTGGCTCGGAGCGGCACGCGGCAGGGACAACGCACTGTGCATGGTGGTGTCCACGGGGGTCGGGGGAGGGCTGGTACTCGACGGCAGGGTGCACGCGGGCCGCACGGGCAACGCCGGTCACATCGGCCACATCTCCGTCGACCTCCACGGAGAGCGCTGCGTCTGCGGTGCGCCGGGCTGTGTCGAGACCATGGCCAGCGGGACGGCGATCGCCGCGCACGCCCGCGAGCTGGGCTGGACGGCCCCGGCGGGGACGGCCCCCGACGCCGCGGCCGTCGCCGCCGCCGCACGGACCGGTGACGCACGCGCACTGGCCTCCTTCGACCGTGCCGCCCGCGCACTGGCCGCGGGCATCGCCGCGACCGCGGCCCTCGTCGAGCTCGAAACGGTGGTCATCGGCGGGGGCGTGGCCCAGGCGGGGGACGTGCTGTTCGCCCCGCTGCGGCGGCACCTGGCCGACTACGCCGTACTCGGCTTCACCCGCGACCTGCCGGTCGTGCCCGCGGGCCTCGCCCTGGACGCGGGCCTCATCGGGGCGGCCGCCGTGGCCTCTGCCGCCCCCGGCCGCGACACCGCACCGGTCGTGACAGCACCGGCCGTGTGCTGA
- a CDS encoding CU044_2847 family protein, with amino-acid sequence MSEHPIRTVEVPLGDGSDATVRVQIREVDETLVRVGRGGRSIARAERSLGQMLDTVRPVAESFVGRFTGLANAPDEITLEFGVSLSAEADVVIASTATAANFSVSLTWNRSDARGSGAGPSQGADPA; translated from the coding sequence ATGAGCGAACATCCCATCCGCACAGTTGAAGTGCCTCTGGGGGACGGCAGCGACGCGACCGTGCGTGTCCAGATCAGAGAGGTGGACGAGACGCTCGTCCGCGTCGGCCGGGGAGGCCGCTCCATCGCGCGGGCCGAACGGTCGCTCGGACAGATGCTGGACACCGTGCGTCCCGTGGCGGAGAGTTTCGTGGGACGGTTCACAGGGCTCGCGAACGCGCCGGACGAGATCACGCTGGAGTTCGGGGTGTCGCTGTCCGCCGAGGCGGACGTGGTGATCGCCAGCACCGCGACAGCGGCCAATTTCTCCGTGAGCCTGACCTGGAACAGGAGCGACGCGAGGGGCTCCGGCGCGGGTCCCTCCCAGGGGGCCGACCCGGCATAG
- a CDS encoding trypsin-like peptidase domain-containing protein → MTEAQKRSAQQAEPALVSAVVRIKGPDGAIGGAGFLIAPDLVLTCAHVVSDALDRPREDEVGAGTEITVDLPLAESADDVDGSDRSAAVRCWIPIRPDQTGDIAVLRLQNRVPGARPLPMADPPHGVWDHEARAVGFTDDNPDGIWQSGRFRGPTRQGWIQLSRADGEAVHVKGGFSGSPVWDDELGAVVGMMVAAQPVRESQQAFVLRMRTLLKEVPRLAPYLSPAPPFRGLSAFQEDDADVFFGRHDDIERVTAALRGAQPTVTVYGPSGCGKSSLALAGVVPKMRQEGYRILRVDATRASSLRTALATELFEIARSGQDGLSRALSADQVDRWLGGLGIADAYHRATGQPAARLLVVLDQGEALLDRPEAEIAETTGLLFPQRGPAGLRVLVTLRADLMGSALSHAHLGPALKRGVTLPLTPMSREQLYAVITEPLKRVAAVEYDPGLDRRILNDAGGEPGILPLLGFVLAQLWERRTAGRLRAATYEDIGGVSGALRRHAEEAWRECVAPADEAEARRLLTGLVRVLPGGEAPIRRALTREEAGEECWRLARALAERRLLVLYGGDDRPESAELAHEALITVWPTLAGLVRADADFLAARADVQHDMERWRKEDGPAGLLPRAPQLAAFETRLRGREADLSEEQREFLALARRRRRARRARVRTGWAAGALVVALIAGLGTFLVQESQVSAEREAEGRSRALAVQSDELTDSNPGQAALAALAAYEIMPTQEARSALLRRYEELRGAAWTLTGAEGPIRAVDTSADGAVTLATTEGGRATLFLRTAEGRVAQEQLRLSDNVLSPVVSRDGRRIAYVRDVDGVVVWHEVTPSGKRLVGPPHPLQGSLSDRSMGTLNGTVKIMDFSPDARRLVGVSASSSGRPVQVWDLGTGRPRALPKRVSHLSQVWFGPDGNTLVAVHSPGTEAKSSMVVVGIGPGTMRVLANDVDLTGAAVSEDGSTAVVCRQEKSGSDLLGEARYHAVRVADGRVLSRYARGDSTSCREVAVSEKGDRFAVLAETDEWDLADTRRDGRTRHFFGPSSLEHIGHMPLLGTARHPVVAAWDNDSVTGWALDADDGATAFSPPQLLGDGSRMVVRVGLDGTTLRVMETEGEGRTLAEVHSDAETPPDATQAIQVNRAGTLVADVSDRNRILVRALPSLHEVAGFTTAPLPADEDDAPKEGIDFTEPELLDFHFLDDDQLVTVSGTRVELWDARQGRRLSQPVDLRDLGLTTKEQPVFSVVRHFEPGYVGVTVGGEPDVHAVDLRTGEENEELLLRLGDDLHVAVFLEDSRYVAVMTTGGLVELWSVRPRRAPRRVAGPLGPLNPNRWTAGSPGGSGFFLANNSSVRFMKADDPGYRETYELAEKQGFLAATRDGRALLHSPVSGGRLGLLRLDPALWKRHLCAVLGRDFTDDERSGLPDGLPAGLCPP, encoded by the coding sequence GTGACGGAGGCGCAGAAGCGGAGCGCCCAGCAGGCTGAGCCGGCACTGGTCTCGGCAGTCGTCCGGATCAAGGGGCCCGACGGGGCGATCGGTGGTGCGGGCTTCCTCATCGCCCCGGACCTGGTGCTGACCTGCGCCCATGTGGTGTCGGACGCGCTGGACCGGCCTCGGGAGGACGAGGTCGGGGCCGGCACCGAGATCACGGTCGATCTGCCGCTGGCCGAGAGCGCCGACGACGTCGACGGGAGCGACCGGAGTGCCGCGGTCCGGTGCTGGATACCCATCAGACCCGATCAGACCGGGGACATCGCCGTGCTCCGGCTGCAGAACCGGGTCCCGGGGGCCCGTCCGCTCCCCATGGCCGACCCGCCGCACGGCGTATGGGACCACGAGGCTCGGGCCGTGGGTTTCACCGACGACAACCCGGACGGGATCTGGCAGAGCGGCAGGTTCCGTGGGCCCACCCGCCAGGGCTGGATCCAGCTCTCGCGGGCCGACGGCGAGGCTGTACACGTCAAAGGAGGTTTCAGCGGCAGCCCTGTCTGGGACGACGAACTGGGCGCTGTCGTCGGGATGATGGTGGCGGCACAGCCGGTGCGCGAGTCCCAGCAGGCATTCGTCCTGCGGATGAGGACCCTCCTGAAGGAGGTGCCCCGGCTCGCCCCGTACCTGAGCCCTGCCCCGCCCTTCCGTGGTCTGTCCGCCTTCCAGGAGGACGACGCGGACGTCTTCTTCGGCCGGCACGACGACATCGAGCGGGTGACCGCCGCTCTTCGGGGCGCCCAGCCCACCGTCACGGTGTACGGGCCGTCGGGCTGCGGCAAGTCGTCACTCGCGCTGGCCGGTGTGGTACCGAAGATGCGGCAGGAGGGCTACCGGATCCTGCGGGTGGACGCCACGCGCGCCTCCTCCCTGCGGACCGCGCTCGCCACCGAACTGTTCGAGATCGCGAGATCGGGACAGGACGGTCTCTCGCGCGCACTGAGCGCGGACCAGGTGGACCGCTGGCTCGGCGGGCTGGGGATCGCGGACGCCTACCACCGGGCGACAGGACAGCCGGCTGCCAGGCTGCTGGTCGTACTCGACCAGGGCGAAGCCCTGCTGGACCGCCCGGAGGCGGAAATCGCCGAGACGACCGGGCTGCTCTTCCCTCAACGGGGGCCGGCCGGTCTGCGCGTCCTCGTCACCCTGCGCGCCGATCTCATGGGTTCCGCGCTGAGCCACGCGCACCTGGGCCCCGCACTGAAGCGCGGCGTGACCCTCCCGCTCACCCCCATGTCCCGGGAGCAGCTGTACGCGGTGATCACCGAACCGCTCAAGCGCGTCGCGGCGGTCGAGTACGACCCCGGACTCGACCGCCGCATCCTGAACGACGCGGGCGGCGAGCCGGGGATTCTGCCGCTGCTGGGTTTCGTCCTGGCGCAGTTGTGGGAGCGGCGAACCGCCGGGCGGTTACGGGCCGCGACGTACGAGGACATCGGTGGGGTGTCCGGTGCTCTGAGGCGCCATGCCGAAGAGGCGTGGCGGGAGTGCGTCGCACCGGCGGACGAGGCGGAGGCACGGCGGCTGCTGACAGGACTGGTGCGGGTGCTGCCGGGTGGCGAGGCTCCGATACGGCGTGCGCTGACACGCGAGGAGGCCGGAGAGGAATGCTGGCGCCTGGCCCGGGCACTGGCCGAAAGGCGTCTGCTGGTCCTGTACGGAGGCGATGACCGGCCGGAGAGCGCGGAGCTGGCCCACGAGGCGCTGATCACCGTGTGGCCGACGCTGGCCGGTCTGGTCCGGGCCGACGCCGATTTCCTCGCGGCGCGGGCGGACGTGCAGCACGACATGGAGCGGTGGCGGAAGGAGGACGGGCCGGCCGGTCTGCTGCCTCGCGCTCCGCAGCTCGCTGCCTTCGAGACGAGGCTGCGGGGGCGCGAGGCGGACCTGTCCGAAGAGCAGCGGGAGTTCCTCGCGCTGGCCCGCCGCCGCCGACGGGCACGGCGGGCCCGGGTGCGTACGGGGTGGGCCGCGGGGGCCTTGGTCGTCGCGCTGATCGCCGGGCTGGGGACGTTCCTCGTACAGGAGTCGCAGGTGAGTGCGGAGAGGGAGGCGGAAGGCCGGTCGCGTGCGCTCGCGGTGCAGTCGGACGAGCTGACGGACAGCAACCCCGGACAGGCCGCTCTGGCCGCGCTCGCCGCTTACGAGATCATGCCGACCCAGGAGGCCCGCAGCGCACTGCTGCGCCGGTACGAGGAACTGCGGGGCGCCGCGTGGACGCTGACCGGTGCCGAGGGGCCGATCCGGGCCGTGGACACGAGCGCGGACGGCGCGGTGACCCTGGCGACGACCGAGGGCGGCCGTGCGACCTTGTTCCTGCGCACGGCCGAGGGCAGGGTCGCACAGGAGCAGCTCCGCCTCTCCGACAACGTCCTGTCTCCCGTGGTCAGTCGGGACGGACGACGGATCGCCTATGTGCGCGACGTGGACGGCGTGGTGGTCTGGCACGAGGTGACGCCCTCGGGGAAGCGGCTGGTGGGTCCGCCGCATCCGCTTCAGGGCTCGCTCAGCGACCGTTCCATGGGCACCCTGAACGGCACCGTCAAGATCATGGACTTCTCACCGGACGCCCGTCGGCTGGTCGGGGTGTCGGCGTCGTCATCGGGCCGGCCGGTGCAGGTGTGGGACCTGGGGACGGGACGGCCGCGGGCACTGCCGAAGCGGGTTTCCCATCTCTCCCAGGTGTGGTTCGGGCCGGACGGGAACACTCTGGTGGCCGTCCACAGCCCCGGGACCGAGGCGAAGTCCTCGATGGTGGTGGTCGGCATCGGTCCCGGCACGATGCGTGTGCTGGCGAACGACGTCGACCTCACGGGTGCTGCCGTCTCGGAGGACGGCAGCACGGCAGTGGTCTGCCGGCAGGAGAAGTCCGGTTCCGACTTGCTCGGAGAGGCCCGTTACCACGCCGTACGTGTGGCTGACGGAAGGGTTCTGAGCCGCTACGCGCGCGGGGACAGCACCTCGTGCAGGGAGGTGGCCGTCAGCGAGAAGGGCGATCGCTTCGCCGTGCTCGCCGAAACGGACGAGTGGGACCTGGCCGACACGCGCCGTGACGGGAGGACCCGGCATTTCTTCGGCCCTTCCTCATTGGAGCACATCGGCCATATGCCCCTTCTGGGAACAGCGCGCCACCCCGTCGTCGCCGCCTGGGACAACGACTCCGTGACCGGGTGGGCGTTGGATGCGGACGACGGCGCCACCGCCTTCAGCCCTCCGCAGCTGCTCGGTGACGGAAGCAGGATGGTCGTCCGCGTGGGTCTGGACGGCACCACGCTGCGCGTCATGGAGACCGAGGGCGAGGGACGGACCCTTGCCGAAGTCCACAGCGATGCCGAAACGCCCCCGGACGCGACGCAGGCGATCCAGGTCAACCGCGCCGGAACACTGGTGGCGGACGTGTCGGACCGGAACCGGATCCTGGTCCGTGCGCTGCCCTCGCTCCATGAGGTGGCCGGGTTCACCACGGCGCCGCTCCCCGCCGACGAGGACGACGCGCCGAAGGAGGGGATCGACTTCACGGAGCCGGAGCTGCTGGACTTCCACTTCCTCGATGACGATCAGCTCGTGACGGTTTCCGGTACGCGGGTCGAGCTCTGGGACGCCCGGCAGGGCCGCCGCCTGTCGCAGCCGGTCGATCTGCGTGACCTGGGGCTCACCACGAAGGAGCAGCCGGTTTTCTCCGTGGTCCGCCACTTTGAGCCCGGGTACGTGGGGGTCACCGTGGGCGGCGAGCCGGACGTGCACGCCGTCGACCTGCGAACCGGTGAGGAGAACGAGGAACTCCTTCTCCGTCTCGGTGACGACCTCCATGTGGCCGTGTTCCTGGAGGACTCGCGTTACGTGGCCGTGATGACCACAGGCGGCTTGGTGGAACTGTGGTCGGTACGTCCGAGGCGGGCGCCGAGGAGAGTGGCCGGCCCGCTCGGGCCGCTGAACCCGAACCGGTGGACGGCGGGAAGCCCCGGAGGCTCCGGGTTCTTCCTGGCCAACAACAGTTCCGTACGCTTTATGAAAGCGGACGATCCAGGGTACCGAGAGACGTACGAACTCGCGGAGAAGCAGGGCTTCCTGGCGGCCACCAGGGACGGCAGGGCACTCCTGCACTCACCTGTGTCCGGTGGCCGCCTAGGGTTGCTCCGTCTCGATCCCGCCCTGTGGAAGCGGCACCTGTGCGCCGTCCTCGGCCGTGACTTCACCGACGACGAACGCAGCGGGCTCCCCGACGGCCTGCCGGCCGGTCTCTGCCCTCCCTGA
- a CDS encoding O-acetyl-ADP-ribose deacetylase yields MTEFTGPEILLVRGDITRQKADAIVNAANSSLLGGGGVDGAVHRAGGPEILAACRDLRASHHGKGLPTGQAVATTAGRLDARWVIHTVGPVYRDPGGDPELLASCYRESLRVADGLGARTVAFPAISTGVYRWPMDDAARIAVGTVRNTPTAVEEVRFVLFDDRAYEAFSRQFG; encoded by the coding sequence ATGACCGAATTCACTGGTCCCGAGATCCTCCTGGTCCGGGGCGACATCACCCGGCAGAAGGCCGACGCGATCGTCAACGCGGCGAACTCCTCCCTCCTCGGCGGAGGCGGGGTCGACGGGGCCGTCCACCGGGCGGGCGGGCCGGAAATCCTCGCCGCCTGCCGGGACCTCCGGGCCTCGCACCACGGCAAGGGCCTGCCCACCGGTCAGGCCGTCGCGACCACCGCCGGACGCCTCGACGCGCGCTGGGTCATCCACACCGTCGGCCCGGTGTACCGGGACCCGGGCGGCGATCCCGAGCTGCTCGCCTCCTGCTACCGGGAGTCGCTCCGCGTGGCCGACGGACTGGGGGCCCGGACGGTGGCGTTCCCGGCCATCTCCACCGGCGTGTACCGGTGGCCGATGGACGACGCGGCTCGCATCGCCGTCGGTACGGTGCGGAACACGCCGACCGCCGTCGAAGAGGTGAGGTTCGTGCTCTTCGACGACCGGGCGTACGAGGCGTTCAGCAGGCAGTTCGGCTGA
- a CDS encoding phytoene desaturase family protein, giving the protein MPPMLDAVVVGAGPNGLTAAVELARRGLAVEVYEAAERVGGGARTEELTLPGFHHDPCSAVHPLAIGSPAFDAMPLARHGLEWLQPELALAHPFPDGSAAVLTRSVGQSAMTLGPEDAGAYRRMVAPYLGHWDTLAEDFLRTPWDGLPKDPYRWVRFGLDALQPAALASRRFKGAKARGLIAGLAAHAIAPTSGIATTGIALLFALAAHERGWPVPRGGSQAISDALASYLREQGGTIHTGVEVKRLDELPPARAYVFDTSPTALARIAGLGDAYGRYRYGASCFKIDYALSGPVPWTAEEARRAGTVHIGPTAGEIDGALRAAVEGRDPSVPFLITAQPSLVDPSRAPEGRHVFWAYGHVPSGWEGDATDAVERQLERFAPGFRDLVLARAVAGPPQLAARNANYVGGDIANGAFSGLQTVLRPKPARVPYATAHPAVFLCSSATPPGPGVHGMSGHHAAKAVWRRLRAA; this is encoded by the coding sequence GTGCCACCGATGCTGGATGCCGTCGTAGTAGGCGCGGGCCCCAACGGGCTGACCGCCGCGGTCGAACTGGCCCGCCGCGGCCTCGCCGTGGAGGTGTACGAGGCCGCGGAGCGCGTCGGGGGCGGAGCCCGCACGGAGGAGCTCACCCTTCCCGGGTTCCACCACGACCCCTGTTCCGCCGTGCACCCCCTGGCCATCGGCTCACCCGCCTTCGACGCCATGCCGCTGGCCCGGCACGGTCTGGAATGGCTCCAGCCGGAGCTGGCACTGGCCCACCCCTTCCCGGACGGCTCCGCCGCCGTGCTCACCCGGTCCGTCGGGCAGAGCGCCATGACGCTCGGACCCGAGGACGCGGGTGCCTACCGCAGGATGGTCGCGCCCTACCTGGGCCACTGGGACACCCTCGCCGAGGACTTCCTGCGCACCCCGTGGGACGGACTCCCCAAAGACCCCTACCGCTGGGTGCGGTTCGGGCTGGACGCGCTCCAGCCGGCCGCGCTGGCGTCCCGGCGCTTCAAAGGCGCCAAGGCCCGGGGCCTGATCGCCGGACTCGCCGCCCACGCCATCGCGCCGACCAGCGGCATCGCCACGACCGGTATCGCACTGCTCTTCGCGCTCGCCGCCCACGAGAGGGGCTGGCCCGTGCCGCGCGGCGGATCCCAGGCCATCTCCGACGCCCTCGCCTCGTACCTGCGGGAACAGGGCGGCACCATCCACACCGGCGTGGAGGTCAAGCGCCTGGACGAACTCCCCCCGGCCCGGGCCTACGTCTTCGACACCTCGCCGACCGCCCTCGCCCGTATCGCCGGCCTGGGCGACGCCTACGGCCGCTACCGCTACGGCGCCTCCTGCTTCAAGATCGACTACGCCCTGTCGGGACCCGTGCCCTGGACCGCGGAGGAGGCCCGGCGGGCCGGCACGGTCCACATCGGCCCCACGGCAGGCGAGATCGACGGCGCCCTGCGTGCCGCGGTCGAGGGCCGCGACCCGAGCGTCCCCTTCCTGATCACGGCCCAGCCCTCGCTCGTCGACCCGTCCCGTGCCCCCGAGGGCCGCCACGTCTTCTGGGCGTACGGCCATGTGCCGTCCGGCTGGGAGGGCGACGCCACCGACGCCGTGGAACGGCAGCTGGAGCGCTTCGCCCCCGGCTTCCGCGACCTGGTGCTGGCCCGCGCGGTGGCCGGCCCGCCCCAACTGGCCGCGCGCAACGCCAACTACGTCGGCGGGGACATCGCCAACGGGGCCTTCTCCGGCCTCCAGACGGTGCTCCGCCCCAAGCCGGCGCGCGTGCCCTACGCCACCGCGCACCCGGCCGTCTTCCTCTGCTCCTCGGCGACCCCGCCCGGACCCGGTGTGCACGGCATGTCCGGCCACCACGCGGCGAAAGCGGTCTGGCGGCGGCTGCGTGCCGCCTGA
- a CDS encoding nucleotidyltransferase domain-containing protein, translating into MNDMCAPSSPAVAGMAARLTLVPGVRAVALGGSRARGTHRPDSDWDLGIYYRGGLDVAGLTALASAFQGGPVEVAGPGGWGPWVDGGAWLTVDGVAVDWILRDLDRVESVWSDCRNGRFEVGVQPGHPLGFWSPCYAGEVALGRVLADPSQELTGLQKEMRRYPEPLRRSLAEAAWEAEFSVAAARKSAPAGDTLHVALCLSRAFGILAQSLHAHHRTWCLNEKGALAAAAALPSTPADFAERAAAALRGLDTAAVETAADVVREVRAVLERP; encoded by the coding sequence ATGAACGACATGTGCGCCCCTTCCTCCCCCGCCGTCGCCGGCATGGCCGCCCGGCTGACCCTGGTCCCCGGGGTCCGGGCCGTCGCCCTGGGCGGCAGCCGGGCCCGTGGCACCCACCGCCCCGACTCCGACTGGGACCTGGGGATCTACTACCGGGGCGGCCTGGACGTGGCCGGCCTCACCGCGCTGGCCTCCGCGTTCCAGGGCGGTCCGGTGGAGGTGGCGGGTCCGGGCGGCTGGGGTCCGTGGGTCGACGGCGGTGCGTGGCTGACGGTGGACGGGGTCGCCGTCGACTGGATCCTGCGCGACCTGGACCGGGTGGAGTCGGTCTGGTCCGACTGCCGCAACGGCCGCTTCGAGGTGGGGGTGCAACCTGGCCATCCACTGGGTTTCTGGTCCCCCTGCTACGCCGGGGAGGTCGCCCTGGGGCGCGTACTGGCCGACCCCAGCCAGGAACTGACAGGCCTTCAAAAGGAGATGCGCCGCTATCCGGAGCCCTTGCGCCGGTCGCTCGCCGAAGCCGCCTGGGAGGCGGAGTTCTCGGTGGCCGCCGCCCGGAAGTCGGCCCCCGCGGGCGACACGCTGCATGTCGCCCTGTGCCTGTCGAGGGCTTTCGGCATCCTGGCCCAGTCCCTCCACGCCCACCACCGCACCTGGTGCCTCAACGAGAAGGGCGCGCTCGCCGCTGCCGCCGCCCTGCCCAGCACCCCCGCGGACTTCGCGGAACGGGCCGCCGCGGCCTTGCGGGGCCTGGACACCGCCGCGGTGGAGACGGCGGCCGACGTCGTCCGGGAGGTCCGGGCGGTGCTGGAGCGTCCGTAG
- a CDS encoding inositol monophosphatase family protein yields MIEDFLAADRARNLRLVEEAVRAAAAAEIMPRHRQLAAHEIIEKSGPHDLVTAADRLAEEHLTDALTRLLPGSVVVGEEAVHADPSVYDALGGDAPVWIVDPVDGTRQFVRGEPGFCTLVALARHGEVYASWTYAPAFGRFAVAVRGHGAMLDGEPLRSGSPAPGAVLEVASSHPDFTTEAQKRSLLGLRTEGIAPRPCGSAGLEYLAVASGELDAVAFTWEYAWDHAAGLLLVTEAGGVQQTLSGTPFRIAGGNDLPFTAARDATVAGRVLGALRAGREGAAG; encoded by the coding sequence ATGATCGAAGACTTCCTGGCCGCGGACCGGGCGCGGAACCTGCGCCTGGTCGAAGAGGCCGTCCGGGCGGCGGCAGCGGCGGAGATCATGCCGCGCCACCGGCAGCTCGCCGCACACGAGATCATCGAGAAGAGCGGACCGCACGATCTGGTGACCGCCGCGGACCGGCTGGCGGAGGAGCATCTGACCGATGCCCTGACCCGGCTGCTCCCCGGCTCGGTGGTGGTCGGTGAGGAAGCGGTCCACGCCGACCCGTCGGTCTACGACGCGCTCGGTGGCGACGCGCCCGTCTGGATCGTCGACCCGGTCGACGGCACCCGCCAGTTCGTTCGCGGCGAGCCCGGCTTCTGCACCCTGGTGGCCCTGGCCCGGCACGGCGAGGTGTACGCCTCGTGGACGTACGCCCCCGCGTTCGGCCGGTTCGCCGTCGCCGTACGCGGCCATGGAGCCATGCTCGACGGGGAGCCGCTGCGCAGCGGCTCGCCCGCACCGGGGGCCGTACTCGAAGTGGCCTCCTCCCACCCGGACTTCACCACCGAAGCCCAGAAGCGGTCCCTGCTCGGACTGCGCACCGAGGGCATCGCCCCGCGCCCCTGCGGATCAGCGGGCCTGGAGTACCTCGCCGTGGCCTCCGGGGAACTGGACGCCGTCGCCTTCACCTGGGAGTACGCCTGGGACCACGCGGCGGGCCTGCTGCTGGTCACCGAGGCGGGCGGCGTCCAGCAGACGCTCTCCGGGACCCCGTTCCGTATAGCGGGCGGCAACGACCTGCCGTTCACGGCGGCCAGGGACGCCACGGTGGCCGGCAGGGTGCTCGGCGCGCTGCGGGCCGGCCGGGAGGGCGCCGCCGGCTGA
- a CDS encoding tellurite resistance TerB family protein: MAVWDRLKDQARNLQQSQGGRSPAGGGSGGGPRAGGGARSQLVSTLKTQLTSLRTELKSGAYRDASMAVCALVAAADGHVDPSERQHMEAMILGNDVLRNFPPEQLRQRFNKHADQLTANFPQGKAEALQEIAKTAKKPTEARAVIQTGIVIAGADGDFSHAEHMILREACAAVGLSPSEFQL; encoded by the coding sequence ATGGCAGTGTGGGACCGGCTCAAGGACCAGGCCAGGAATCTGCAGCAGTCGCAAGGAGGGCGCTCCCCGGCCGGAGGAGGGAGCGGCGGTGGACCGCGGGCCGGTGGCGGAGCGCGCTCCCAGCTGGTCAGCACCCTGAAGACTCAGCTCACCTCCCTCAGGACGGAGCTGAAGAGCGGTGCGTACCGGGACGCGAGTATGGCTGTGTGCGCCCTGGTCGCGGCTGCGGACGGCCATGTGGACCCGTCGGAGCGCCAGCACATGGAGGCGATGATCCTGGGGAACGACGTCCTGCGGAACTTCCCTCCGGAGCAGCTGCGTCAGCGCTTCAACAAGCACGCGGACCAGCTGACCGCCAACTTCCCGCAGGGCAAGGCCGAGGCGCTGCAGGAGATCGCGAAGACCGCCAAGAAGCCGACGGAGGCGAGGGCCGTGATCCAGACCGGCATCGTCATCGCCGGTGCCGACGGCGACTTCTCGCACGCCGAGCACATGATCCTGCGCGAGGCGTGCGCGGCGGTGGGTCTCTCTCCCTCGGAGTTCCAGCTCTGA
- a CDS encoding nucleoside deaminase, producing MNTQLTETGLRHLERAVDLAEEALRAGDEPFGSVLVDDGGRVLREARNHVRTTGDGTRHPELELARWAARHLQAHDRARTVVFTSGEHCPMCAAAHGWAGLGRIVYAHSSAQLTHWLTELGAGPSPVRALSIQEVAPGIEVQGPVPAFTERLRSMHRALHSRPGGTP from the coding sequence ATGAACACCCAGCTGACCGAGACCGGACTCCGGCACCTCGAACGAGCCGTGGACCTGGCCGAGGAAGCCCTCCGGGCCGGGGACGAGCCCTTCGGGTCCGTACTGGTGGACGACGGCGGACGGGTCCTGCGGGAGGCGCGCAACCACGTCCGCACCACCGGCGACGGCACCCGGCACCCCGAGCTCGAACTGGCCCGCTGGGCCGCCCGTCACCTCCAGGCGCACGACCGGGCCCGGACCGTGGTCTTCACCTCCGGTGAGCACTGCCCGATGTGCGCGGCCGCGCACGGCTGGGCCGGGCTCGGCCGCATCGTCTACGCCCACTCCTCCGCCCAGCTGACCCACTGGCTGACCGAACTCGGCGCCGGACCCTCCCCGGTCCGTGCTCTGAGCATCCAGGAGGTCGCGCCCGGTATCGAGGTGCAGGGGCCCGTGCCCGCCTTCACCGAGCGGCTCCGGTCTATGCACCGGGCCCTGCACTCCCGCCCCGGGGGCACACCCTGA